ATGCTCCGGATTAAGAGCAATTGCCTTTTTTATAGAGTAAGTTTGCATTTTGTAATCCTCATTTGGTAAAGCAAAAATTAAATCGATATTAATGTTAGAAAACCCAAGGGTTCTTAGCAAATTGAATTTTTCTTCAATTGTTTTTGCTTCATGCCTTCTTCCAAGTAATTTTAATGTTGTATCATTAAAACTCTGTGCCCCCATACTCACCCTATTTACACCGAGTTCTTTAAAAACTAAAAACCTATCTTTACTAATACTCTCTGGATTTCCCTCAATTGTAAATTCTTTAAGTTTTGAAAAATCAAATCTATTTTTTAAAAAATGTATAAAATCTGAAAACTTGTCTATGTCAGTAAGACTTGGAGTGCCCCCACCAATGTAAAGTGTTTCAACAAAGAATTTTGCGCTATCGGGAAATTTATCCAAAAACAAATCTACTTCTTTTTTTAGGTATGAAAAATACTTTGACTCTGCAACTCTATCTAAAGTAAAAGAAGTAAAATCACAGTAAATACACTTACTTACGCAAAAAGGGTAGTGGATGTAAATGCCAATACCTTCGAAGTTAGTCTGTTTTTTCACTACTTTTTACAGAGAGAATTGAAAAGAATGCCTCTTGAGGGATTTCTACATTACCGATCATTTTCATTTTCTTTTTGCCTTCTTTTTGTTTCTCAAGGAGTTTTTTCTTTCGTGTAACATCTCCACCATAACATTTTGCTAAAACATCTTTTCTGTAAGGCACAATTCTCTCCTTTGAGATAATTTTACTTCCAATTGCGGCTTGCAAATTTACTTCAAACATCTGACGTGGAATAACCTTTCTCATCTTCTCAAGCATAGAACGAGCAACATAATAGGCTTTATCCTCATGCGCCATAAAAGATAAGGCATCAACTACCTTTTTATTGATTAGAATATCTACCTTAACGATATCTGCTTTTTTAAACCCGATAAACTCATAATCTAACGTCCCATAACCTCTTGTTACTGATTTTAGGGCATCAAAGAAATCTGTGATGATCTCTTGAAGGGGCACCTCAAATCTTATCACTACCCTTTTTTCTTCAGGATAAAGCATATCCTTATAAGTTGCACGTCTTGTATTCAAAAGTTCCATAACATTACCAATAAAATCTGGAGGGACCATAATAGAAGCATCTACTATTGGCTCTCTAATTTCAAGTATTTTTGAAGGATCGAAAAACTTGCTGGGATTATCTATTAAAACCGTTCTTCCGTCTCTTAAAACAACTTCGTATTCTACGTTCGGAACGGTTGCAATAATATCTTGCCCAAATTCAATCTTAAGTCTTTCAATGGTAATTTCCATATGAAGTAATCCAGAAAAACCACAACGAAAGCCAAAACCAAGTGCTTCTGAAGTATCGGGTTCAAAGGTAAAGGCAGGATCGTTTAAATGAAGCTTCTCAAGTGATTTCTTTAGATCTTCAAATTCATTTGTATTCAAAGGGAAAATACCTGCAAAAACCATTGGAACATTCTTTCTAAAACCAGGAATTGGAGTATCGGCAGGTCTAAAGGCATTTGTTACCGTATCACCAATCTGAACATCAAGTGGGTCTCTTATTAGTGCAGCAAAATAGCCAACCATTCCTTCCTTAAGTTCATCAATAGGTTCCATTTTGAGTCTGAAAATACCAACTTCCTCAACTTCGAATTCCGATCCGTTTGACATAAACTTAATTCTATCACCTTTTTTGATTGTGCCATCTTTTACTCTCACATAAACAATGACACCTTTGTAGGTATCAAAATGGGAATCAAAAACAAGTGCCTTTAAAGGAGCATTTTCTGATCCACTTGGTGGTGGAATTCTATCAACTATTGCTTCGATGAGTTTGGGAACGTTTTCACCAGTTTTGGCGCTGATCTTAAGGATGTCTTCGTCTTTGAAACCAAGAATATTTTTAATTTCGCTAACTGTTCCTTCGATGTCAGCGTCTTTTACATCTATCTTATTCACCACAGGGATGATTACAAGGTCGTTTTCAAGTGCAAGGTAGGCATTTGCAATAGTTTGTGCTTCAACTCCTTGCGTTGCATCAACAAGAAGGACTGCACCTTCACATGCTTTTAAACTTCTTGAAACCTCATAAGAAAAATCCACATGACCTGGTGTATCAATTAAATTAAAAACATAATCACTGCCATTTACTCTAATATTAAGGGTGATCGGATGAGCTCTTATGGTAATACCCCGATCTTTCTCAAGCTCCATGCTATCAAGGATCTGTTCTCCTTTGATAATAAGTCCACCATGCTCAAGGAAACGGTCAGAAAGGGTTGATTTTCCGTGGTCAATGTGGGCAATGATTGAAAAGTTCCGCACTTTATCCATAAGAAGTTATTTTTTCTTTTACTTCAAAAGTAATACCGACTGACTCATCGTAATCAACAACTACAAGATTACCTTCTTTTATTTCTCCTTTAAGGATTTTAACGGCAATAGGGTCTTCCACTTCCTTTTCTATAAGCCTCTGCAAAGGCCTTGCTCCGTATTCTACACTGTAACCAGTTTTTGCAAGATAGTCTTTTGCCTTTTCTGTTAGCATAATATGGATATTGTTTTCAGAAGCATTTTTCTCTATGCGTCTTATAAGGATATCTACAATTTTCTTTATCTCTTCGTTTGTAAGTGGATAGAAGACTATAATATCATCTAACCTATTCAAAAATTCTGGTTTAAAGAGGCCTTTAAGCGACGAAACGAGTTTTTTCTTCTTTTCTTCAAAACTCTCAACATTGCTGCTTAAATTAAACCCAACAGTTTTATCTTTTAGTGAATCAGTGCCAAAGTTAGAGGTAAGAATAATAACTGTATTTTTAAAGTCAACTGTCCTTCCTTGAGAATCTGTAAGCCTTCCTTCGTCCATGATTTGTAATAAAATGTCAAAAATATCTGGATGAGCTTTCTCAATTTCATCAAAGAGAACAACTGAATAAGGCTTTCTCCTAACAGCTTCAGTTAACTGACCTCCCTCTTCATAGCCTACATATCCAGGAGGTGAACCTATAAGTCTTGAAACAGAAAACTTTTCCATGTACTCAGACATATCAAATCTAATTAGAGCATTCTCATTTCCAAAGAGAAACTCGGCTAAAGTCTTTGCAAGTTCTGTTTTACCAACACCAGTTGGCCCAAGGAAAAGAAAGGAACCAATCGGCTTATTTGGATTTTTTAGCCCAGATCGTGCTCTTCTAATAGATCTTGAGACTGCTTGAACTGCTTCCTCTTGACCCACAATTCTTTTGTGTAACTCCTGTTCCATGTTAACGAGTCTTTCTTTTTCATCTTCAACCATTTTTTCAACAGGAATACCAGTCCAAAGAGAAACAACCCTTCTAATATCCTCTTCGGTTAATACCGGCATTTCTTCTTGTGAATCTAAACTAAGAATCTTTAAAGTATTGTAGAGATTCTTCTCTTCTTCTCTTAGTTGTTCAGCCTCAAGTAAGCGTCTTTCTCTTATTGCTTGTAATCTTTTATCTTTAATTTCTTTTATCCTTTTCTCAACTTTCTTCATTTCGTTGTTTTTAGAGATCTTCAATTTTAACCTTGCAGAAGCTTCATCTATTATATCAATTGCTTTATCTGGCAAAAATCTAGCGTTTATATATTTAACTGAGAGTTTAACGGCTAAGTTAATTGCGTCATCGGATATTTTTACCCCGTGGAACTTCTCGTAGCGATCCCTTATTCCTTTTAAAATTTCAATTGCCTCTTCAACAGTTGGCTCTCTTACGTATACTGGTTGAAAACGCCTCTCAAGAGCTGGGTCTTTCTCCACATATTTTCTGTACTCCTTAAGGGTAGTTGCTCCAATTACCTGAATTTCGCCACTTGCAAGTGAGGGCTTCAAAATGTTAGAGGCATCAATTGCACCTTCTGCTGCACCAGCACCAACAAGCGTATGAAATTCATCAATAAATAGAATCACATTCCTGTTTGTCTTGGCAACTTCCTTTAGTATCTTCTTCATTCTTTCTTCAAACTCACCTCTGTACTTTGTGCCTGCAATTACAGAAGCAAGATCAAGAGAAACAATGCGCTTACCTTTTAGTAAATCTGGCACATCGTTATCCGATATCTTTTGGGCAAGACCTTCAACGATTGCAGTTTTTCCAACTCCTGGATCACCAATAATAGCAGGGTTATTCTTTTTTCTTCTCATTAAAATTTCGATAACTCTTTCAATTTCTTGTTCCCTGCCAATAACAGGATCAAGCTCAGAGCGTGACGCAAGAGCAGTTAAATCTCTTGAGAATTGATCTAAAGTAGGGGTTTTAGTTTCTCTAACTATCCGGTCTTCACGTGATTCTTTAGAAACTTTCTCTCCAATCATTGAGTAGATTGTTTCTTCAAATTTTTGGATATCAACGCCAGCATCCTGAAGTATTTTAACACCAATGCCTCCGCCCTCGTGAAGTATTGCAAGAAGAATATGCTCAGTGCTAATATAGGTATCTCCAAGATTAATTGCCTCTTTTTCTGCCATTTCAAGAACTCTTTTTGCCCTTGGAGTAAGAATAATTTCTTCGTTAGACCTATTTTTATAACTATTATTCTCTTTAATAAACTCTTCTATCCTTTCAAGAATATCGTTTGGATCAACACCCATACTCAAAATTGCTCTATATGCGATACCTTCTTCAACTTTGATTAAGCCAAGTAGTAGATGCTCGGTCCCAAGATAATAATTACCCAGAGAGTGCGCCTCTTCCTGTGCAATGAGTATCGCTCTTTGTGCTCTTTCTGTTAAATTATTCCAATTCATACAATCATCTCCTATTAATATTTTAACCTAAAAAAGAGTTTTTTAAAAGTGGCTAAAATAGTCTCTATGAAAACATGCCTAAAATAAGGAACTCGGGTTTCGCTAAAACATGTTCGAAAAAAGTTATTTTTATTAATTATAGTATAGGTTGAACAAAAATTATACTCAATTAGAAATTACTAAACCATTTAAAATCAATTTAGATTTTGATTTTTCTTTGTTTTTGGTAAAATAATCTGTTGGAGGAATTTATATGGAAGATAAGGAAAAGACAACAGAAAACTATACCGAAGAGTATAATGCGAAAAGTATTAAAGTTCTCGACGGTCTTGAGCATGTAAGAAAAAGACCTTCTATGTATATTGGGTCAACATCATCGGCTGGATTGCACCATCTTGTATTTGAAGTTGTTGACAACTCAATAGACGAAGCGATGGCAGGTTTCTGTAACGAAATCACCGTAATACTTAGAAAAAACTCTTCCATTACAGTTATAGATAACGGAAGAGGTATTCCAGTTGATGAACATCCACAACTACATGTATCAGGAGTCGAAGTTGCTTTAACAAAACTCAACGCAGGTGGCAAATTTGACGCAAAAGTTTACCATGTATCAGGGGGTCTACACGGTGTTGGTGTTTCGGTTGTAAACGCCCTTTCAAAATATTTAAAAGTTACTGTAAAAAGAAACGGCATCATATACGAGCAAGAATACGAAAGAGGTAAACCACTATATCCTTTAAGAGAGGTAGGAAATGTTCTTCCAAACGAAACAGGAACTGAAATTACTTTTATCCCAGATGATACAATATTTGAAACAGTAGAATTTGACGAGAGTATCATTAAAGAAAAACTCAAAGAACTTGCCTATTTAAATAAGGGTTTAAGAATACACTTCTTAAATGAAAAGAAGGGCACCGAAGAACATTACTATTCAGAAAAAGGTATCGTTGAACTCGTGAAAGACCTAAACAAAGACGAACAAACGCTGTTGGAAGAGCCATTATACTTAGAGGTAGATGAGGACCACTTCCATCTTGAAGTTGCTCTCCAGTATAATGCGGGATTTTCTTCAGAGATTATGTCTTTTGTAAACAACATCAAAACGGTAGATGGTGGCACTCATGAAACCGGCTTTAAACAGGCCCTTACAAAACTCTTTAACGACGAAGGTATGCAACTAAAATTGATAAAAGACGAAGCAATAACATTTGACGATATTAAAGAAGGCCTTGTTGCGATTATCAGTGTAAGATTGGTTGAGCCGCAGTTTGAAGGTCAAACAAAAACAAAATTAGGCAACGCTGAAGTAAGATCAAGGGTATACAACATCGTTAAAAACGGGCTAACGCTGTATTTTGATAAACACATCGAAGACCTTCAAAAAATCCTTAAAAAGATTCTTCTTGCTCAAAATGCAAGACTTGCTGCAAAAAAAGCAAAAGAGATAGTTAGAAGAAAAGGCGAGCTTGACTTTTCGGGTAGATTACCAGGAAAGTTAGCGGATTGTTCTTCAAATGACCCATCAAAAACAGAACTTTACATAGTAGAAGGAGAGTCTGCAGGTGGAAGTGCAAAGCAAGCCCGTGATAGAAAATTCCAAGCCGTGTTACCGCTGAGAGGAAAAATACTAAATGTTGAAAAGGTGAATATGGCACATGCTCTCTCTTCGCAAGAGATAAAAAACCTTATAACAACAATTGGAAGTGGTATTGGTGAAGATTTTAAAGTAGAAAACTTAAGGTACCATAAAATCATCATCATGACAGATGCTGATGTGGATGGTGCACACATTAGAACACTTCTTCTTACTTTCTTTTTTAGATACATGAAACCTCTTGTTGAAGATGGATATCTTTACATTGCTCAACCCCCTCTTTATAGGGTTAAATATGAAAAAGAGATAAGATACGCTTATTCAGATGAAGAACTTGCACACATTTTAGGGACATTAAAAGACCCAGATAAAAGTGAAGTGCAAAGGTATAAAGGTCTTGGAGAAATGGACCCACAACAACTTTGGGACACTACAATGGATCCTACAAGAAGAATTATAAAGAGAGTAACAATCCAAGAGGCAGAGTTAGCAAATAAACTATTTGAACTCCTTATGGGAAGTGATGTTTCCCCAAGAAAAGAATTTATAATGCAACATGCAAAAGAGGTTGTTAATCTTGACATCTGAGGTGTAATATGGACAATCTATTTCACGAAAAAGTTATAAATATTCCAATAGAAGAGGAAGTTAAAAGGTCGTATCTTGACTATTCAATGAGTGTTATCGTAGGAAGGGCACTCCCAGACATAAGAGATGGGCTAAAACCCGTGCATAGAAGGATTCTCTATGCAATGGAGGGGCTTGGTTGTGAACCGAATAAACCGTACAAAAAGAGCGCAAGAATTGTAGGTGAAGTCCTTGGTAAGTACCATCCACACGGTGAATCATCTGTATATGATGCTCTTGTTAGGATGGCACAACCCTTCTCCCTTAGATACCCACTTGTGGACGGACACGGAAACTTCGGCTCCATCGATGGTGATGTGCCAGCAGCAATGCGTTATACAGAAGCACGCCTTTCTCACCTTGCAACAGAACTCCTTGATGGGCTTAAAGAAAACGCAACCGATTTTGTTCCAAACTTCGATAATACTCTCAAAGAACCCCTTGTATTACCTGCAAAATTTCCAAATTTGCTTGTTAATGGCTCTTCAGGTATTGCAGTTGGCATGGCTACCAACATCCCACCGCACAATCTTAAGGAAGTTATCGATGCTCTTATCTACATTATTGATAACGAAATCTTACAGGGCAGAGAGGTAAATGAAACAGACCTTTTAAACTTCATTAAGGGACCGGATTTTCCGACAGGTGGACAAATACTTGGAGTAGATGGCATTAAGGAATACTTTAAAACAGGAAAAGGTATCATTACCATAAGAGGAAAATACAAGATAGAAGAAGGAAAACACAAAAGAAAATACTTTGTAATAACAGAAATCCCATACGAAGTGAACAAAGCAGAATTAGTTGAAGAGATTGCAAACCTTGCAAAAGAGAAAAAGATAAAAGGTGTAGAAGACATTAGAGATGAATCTGATAGAGAAGGCATAAGGATAGTTATTAAACTCTCCGAGGGAATAAACGAAGAAGTCTTTGAAACAGAACTCATTAAATTAACAAGATATGAAGTAAGATACGGAGTGATCCTTCTTGGCATTCTTGAG
This genomic window from Caldisericaceae bacterium contains:
- a CDS encoding radical SAM protein is translated as MKKQTNFEGIGIYIHYPFCVSKCIYCDFTSFTLDRVAESKYFSYLKKEVDLFLDKFPDSAKFFVETLYIGGGTPSLTDIDKFSDFIHFLKNRFDFSKLKEFTIEGNPESISKDRFLVFKELGVNRVSMGAQSFNDTTLKLLGRRHEAKTIEEKFNLLRTLGFSNINIDLIFALPNEDYKMQTYSIKKAIALNPEHISFYSLMLERGTPLYKARHHYAFVDDSVWLKEYFLGKKMF
- the lepA gene encoding translation elongation factor 4; its protein translation is MDKVRNFSIIAHIDHGKSTLSDRFLEHGGLIIKGEQILDSMELEKDRGITIRAHPITLNIRVNGSDYVFNLIDTPGHVDFSYEVSRSLKACEGAVLLVDATQGVEAQTIANAYLALENDLVIIPVVNKIDVKDADIEGTVSEIKNILGFKDEDILKISAKTGENVPKLIEAIVDRIPPPSGSENAPLKALVFDSHFDTYKGVIVYVRVKDGTIKKGDRIKFMSNGSEFEVEEVGIFRLKMEPIDELKEGMVGYFAALIRDPLDVQIGDTVTNAFRPADTPIPGFRKNVPMVFAGIFPLNTNEFEDLKKSLEKLHLNDPAFTFEPDTSEALGFGFRCGFSGLLHMEITIERLKIEFGQDIIATVPNVEYEVVLRDGRTVLIDNPSKFFDPSKILEIREPIVDASIMVPPDFIGNVMELLNTRRATYKDMLYPEEKRVVIRFEVPLQEIITDFFDALKSVTRGYGTLDYEFIGFKKADIVKVDILINKKVVDALSFMAHEDKAYYVARSMLEKMRKVIPRQMFEVNLQAAIGSKIISKERIVPYRKDVLAKCYGGDVTRKKKLLEKQKEGKKKMKMIGNVEIPQEAFFSILSVKSSEKTD
- a CDS encoding ATP-dependent Clp protease ATP-binding subunit yields the protein MNWNNLTERAQRAILIAQEEAHSLGNYYLGTEHLLLGLIKVEEGIAYRAILSMGVDPNDILERIEEFIKENNSYKNRSNEEIILTPRAKRVLEMAEKEAINLGDTYISTEHILLAILHEGGGIGVKILQDAGVDIQKFEETIYSMIGEKVSKESREDRIVRETKTPTLDQFSRDLTALASRSELDPVIGREQEIERVIEILMRRKKNNPAIIGDPGVGKTAIVEGLAQKISDNDVPDLLKGKRIVSLDLASVIAGTKYRGEFEERMKKILKEVAKTNRNVILFIDEFHTLVGAGAAEGAIDASNILKPSLASGEIQVIGATTLKEYRKYVEKDPALERRFQPVYVREPTVEEAIEILKGIRDRYEKFHGVKISDDAINLAVKLSVKYINARFLPDKAIDIIDEASARLKLKISKNNEMKKVEKRIKEIKDKRLQAIRERRLLEAEQLREEEKNLYNTLKILSLDSQEEMPVLTEEDIRRVVSLWTGIPVEKMVEDEKERLVNMEQELHKRIVGQEEAVQAVSRSIRRARSGLKNPNKPIGSFLFLGPTGVGKTELAKTLAEFLFGNENALIRFDMSEYMEKFSVSRLIGSPPGYVGYEEGGQLTEAVRRKPYSVVLFDEIEKAHPDIFDILLQIMDEGRLTDSQGRTVDFKNTVIILTSNFGTDSLKDKTVGFNLSSNVESFEEKKKKLVSSLKGLFKPEFLNRLDDIIVFYPLTNEEIKKIVDILIRRIEKNASENNIHIMLTEKAKDYLAKTGYSVEYGARPLQRLIEKEVEDPIAVKILKGEIKEGNLVVVDYDESVGITFEVKEKITSYG
- the gyrB gene encoding DNA topoisomerase (ATP-hydrolyzing) subunit B produces the protein MEDKEKTTENYTEEYNAKSIKVLDGLEHVRKRPSMYIGSTSSAGLHHLVFEVVDNSIDEAMAGFCNEITVILRKNSSITVIDNGRGIPVDEHPQLHVSGVEVALTKLNAGGKFDAKVYHVSGGLHGVGVSVVNALSKYLKVTVKRNGIIYEQEYERGKPLYPLREVGNVLPNETGTEITFIPDDTIFETVEFDESIIKEKLKELAYLNKGLRIHFLNEKKGTEEHYYSEKGIVELVKDLNKDEQTLLEEPLYLEVDEDHFHLEVALQYNAGFSSEIMSFVNNIKTVDGGTHETGFKQALTKLFNDEGMQLKLIKDEAITFDDIKEGLVAIISVRLVEPQFEGQTKTKLGNAEVRSRVYNIVKNGLTLYFDKHIEDLQKILKKILLAQNARLAAKKAKEIVRRKGELDFSGRLPGKLADCSSNDPSKTELYIVEGESAGGSAKQARDRKFQAVLPLRGKILNVEKVNMAHALSSQEIKNLITTIGSGIGEDFKVENLRYHKIIIMTDADVDGAHIRTLLLTFFFRYMKPLVEDGYLYIAQPPLYRVKYEKEIRYAYSDEELAHILGTLKDPDKSEVQRYKGLGEMDPQQLWDTTMDPTRRIIKRVTIQEAELANKLFELLMGSDVSPRKEFIMQHAKEVVNLDI